The following proteins come from a genomic window of Oricola thermophila:
- a CDS encoding DUF3800 domain-containing protein yields the protein MAVLYIDECGEEGFSDTSSQWLIVGGALQPSRTILQNMIRAYDDFKSEHMQPNWYFHFAKASHDARLGFIHAMRETGLRAVAVAIYKPSIRRPENFKRKYFLYFYALRFLLEKATNWCRDHGTSDELHVYLSTRKGLKLENLNDYLSRVISSPYVSNDRMVWRFLRNESIFLAPNREYRGLQVADCVVSSIGKALEPSEFGLFEDRYVLDLSPMFHHDRLTFQHAVKIWPGVPVTHYSDRLTWMFARAGDRGLNSHSF from the coding sequence GTGGCAGTTCTTTACATTGACGAATGTGGTGAGGAAGGCTTCAGCGACACAAGCTCGCAATGGCTGATCGTCGGCGGCGCGCTTCAACCGTCACGAACCATACTCCAAAACATGATCCGGGCTTATGACGACTTCAAGTCAGAACACATGCAGCCGAACTGGTATTTTCACTTCGCTAAAGCGTCACATGACGCGCGGCTTGGGTTCATCCATGCAATGCGCGAAACTGGACTACGCGCTGTCGCTGTCGCAATTTACAAGCCATCCATTCGCCGCCCAGAAAATTTTAAGCGCAAATATTTCCTTTATTTCTACGCCCTGCGCTTCCTGCTCGAAAAGGCGACGAACTGGTGCCGGGACCACGGCACGAGTGATGAGCTTCATGTCTATCTTTCAACCCGGAAGGGGTTGAAGCTGGAAAACCTGAACGATTACTTGTCTCGCGTTATCTCAAGCCCATACGTCTCGAATGACAGGATGGTTTGGAGATTCCTTCGCAATGAATCGATCTTTCTGGCGCCGAACCGCGAATATCGCGGGCTGCAAGTGGCCGATTGCGTTGTCAGCTCCATTGGGAAGGCTTTGGAGCCATCCGAGTTTGGCCTGTTTGAAGACCGCTATGTCCTCGATCTTTCCCCCATGTTCCACCACGACCGCCTAACATTTCAGCACGCCGTAAAGATTTGGCCGGGCGTGCCTGTGACGCACTACAGCGATCGCCTCACTTGGATGTTCGCGCGGGCGGGCGACAGAGGCCTAAATTCGCACTCTTTCTAA